AATGTGGGTTGTTGAATGGAGAGAGTAAAAAAAAGGGGACCAAAGCGATGGGACTGGACCACCACAAGGTGGTGGGATAGAAAGATTAAAGCATGCCCTTCTTCTGCGAACAAGATTGATGTTTCATGGAAGGTTTAATGTGTAGAAAAAGGGGCTCCGAAATCATGGGGTTTGATGGAATGCATTTATGGGAGGAATATACACTTAGGGTGAAGTTGTGCATGTATTGTTTATGAATGGAATGCATCACATCCTTATTCTCAATTTTACAATCGTCCTTAGAAGCCCTTACATAGTCTAGGGAGCTTTTGATTCGTCAAAGCATGCCTGACTTTTTACCTTTAATAATATCGTCGTTTATAGTAATCAAGCTATAATCACAggactttgaaatttttttttttaaagagtttgTTATAATATTGTTACTCAAGCCTTTTGGTATACCATATTCCATTATggtttttgattttgttttagtctaacttaacaaaaaaaaaaaaaaggggatttTTAGatcagttattattttttaaataaatttggttcATTTTCATTCTAAATTCATTTAGTTCAATTCTTgatgtataaaaattaattagatcgattggatttgattttaatatttaaaaccgAACTGATATAAGAGTCgaaattacttttaactttGTTAATTGAATCTCTAGCAAATGAGACATCTCAAAGTTGGAAACACCCCTTTTAAACCAAAGACTACTAATAGAAACATCCATATCTTTTCTGTCCTATCACAAAGTATTCAGACGTGCTTAGTTAATTTTTCACTATCTTTACAATTGCCCACCTTCTCTTTATTAGGATATCTACTGTTAAGAGCTAGGTTCTCAAAAATGCTCAAAACccctaaatatatatatattttttttgataagtaaaagatATTCATTCAAAAGGTACAACGTCACAAGGTATACAGAgagtatacaaggcagctaaggcctcaaaagacaacaacaaaagaaatcacctccctttaaatggaagctatccactctaggaaacctataaggagaacgcctcctcacctacatacaatttggcccaactccacagattacaaacaaaaaaattctttaatttctgcACATTCAACACACCTCCCCTAAAAGttaatctatttctctccttccacatcgtccaaaaaatacacaacggaatggcgtcccaaatctttttccttttctttcccacaaacgagcccctccagctagctaagacctcctttacactttctggaaaaacccatttcacatcaactaaaccaaaaacaatatcccatagagctctaaccactgtacaatgtataaggatatgatttacactttcttcctcGCATCCACACATGAAGCACCGATTTGGAAGTTGAAaccctcttctttgaagtctatccaaagtgagcaccttcccccatgtcgcctcccatgcaaaaaaagcaactttagttggcacccttgcCACCCAAATGCTCCTAGAAGGAAAATCTGTATCAACAGACCTCGCCAACAAgctataagcttccttgaccctaAACTGACCTCTTTTACCTTTCCTCCACAGGACTGAATCTTCCTCCAAAGAGGGCTTGTGACCCCTCAATATATGGAGAAAATCCCCAACCacctccatctcccaatcattgaaatcccgCAAAAAATTCAGATTCCAATTTCCTTGTCCCGAAttctgatcccacatttcctcaaccgtTGCATTCCTTTGAGCCGTCATCCCAAAGAGATGAGGAAAGCATTGGGATAGCGCTGACTCTATACACCAcacatctgtccaaaatctgatcgTGTTGCCCTTCCCTGCTCTGAACGTCATGTTATTCCAACACCAATCTGCttctttccaaatctctttccaaacccctactcccactgccccattagccttctttgGCCTCCACCCAAAATCCTCCtgcccatacttcaccttgatcacttgtttccaaagattatctttGTCACAAGCAAATCTCTATATCCACTTGccaagcaaagctttgttcaacATAGCTAGCTTCCTAAGGCCTAGCCCACCTTTATCCTTATCTTTGCACTTTCTCCAATCTTCTAGCAACAATCTTAGGCATTCTGAAGATAGACATTTGGTAGATTGGCATACTAGCCAAAGTGCTCTTTATTAAAGTGACTCTTCctcctttagaaatatattgccGTTTCCAAAGAGCTAATCTCCTCCtaactctctcttccaccccatcccacatataaGGCGCTTTATTAGGAGCCCCTAAGGGAAGACCCAAGTACTGAGACGGTAAAGACCCCACCCTGCAACCTAGCTCAACAGCTAACTCCTCCATCTCCACCATTTCCCCAACTGGAATGATTTCACTCTTGGCTAGATTAATCCTTAGGCCTGACGCCGCTTCAAACCAgaataaaatccaacttaaatgGGTTAGATGCTCCTTCCTGGCCTCACAGAATATGATTGTATCGTCAGCAAAAAACAAGTGAGAGATACTCAGCGGGGGTTCACTGCCACCCCTTATAATACACCCTGATAAGAAGCCCCCCTCCAAAAACCCCTAAATTTCTTTGACTAGTAAGAACACTTAAGTGCCAAGACGTACGGAATTGTGGACTGACTTCATACTAAATTTTCCCCTCCTGTCCTCTTTGCATGGTAAGCTGTCACATAACAAACGAGTTCCCCAAATTGAGTCACCACCTCCATTTCATAATCTTGAAGGCGTCTTTTGAATTGCAACAGTCAATGCCCCCCCACTTCCGCCCTCTTTACCATAAAGCTGCAATTGTAGCATTCTTAGCATGTTCATTTCACCTATCATTATTCCTTACCATAATAAGCTTTCCTGAGTGGAAAGTCTTCCCGTCCTTTTCTAAAGTCTTTCCATGAACTCATTTGATAAGTCTCCCTCACCTCTTGGGGGGCTTTACCCCCATCCATTTCTCCTATATTTGTccaaaatgatatttctttCCACAATCTCATGGGCAAACCTCAACAACCATTTTATTAGTGGGGCTCAATTTAGAATCTTCAATCTCCTAATTCTTAAACCACCATACTTCTTATCCTTGCAAACCAATCGATCACCTCACTAGATGGATGCATCTTTTTTCCTTCCAAGTGGTTTCCTCGTAAAAATGCTCTTTGAGTTTTTTCTCAGCTGATCCTCACTTTTTTGGGATTGCAGAGAGGGCCACAAAATATACTGGAAGACTTGAGAGGGTACTCTTTATAAGCACTAATCTTCCTCCCTTAGACATGTATTGCTTCTTCCAAAAGGTCAATTCAAATCTTCTCTTAAAGACGGACTAAGATAAGAAGCAGATAGTCTCGCTACCTTGAACCCAAATAGAGAAGCCCATTTCCCCCACGTGAATGAGTTCACTTTTTTTGCATGTTTCCCTATGAATATTCCTTTTCATGATCAGTTGTTAGTCGTTACCATATGAGATATTAACTATTGAGAGTAGAAGAAGCTATAACTACAGGCAACAGAAGTTTGTATATGCCTCTCTACCTACTTTGCTTTCATGTTTCAGTGAAATACATACACAAATCATTTCCAAATTATAACTAAAACCGCTTGTTTTCTGGATCCATCTCACATCAATAACTCGACTTGACCTACCTAAAGGTAGTTTTAGGCAAGTAAAGGATTTCAAGCCATTAGAACACAACACCAAGCATGAGTTTGATAGCATCTCAAATTTAAAGCAACATCCAGAAATAGATTATCCCAGCCAGGTGGGAAAGGTGATGGGCGTGACTTGTGTTGTCCTTGGGCCTTTCTTGGTCACCTGGTTTGATGCTCAAACCATAGCAGGAAATGCTATTCCTACAAACCAAACAACAGCAAGAAAGAACATAACATACCAGAACTTTGTATTTTGGTAACTCTGTAAGAGTCATGTTTGtcctttatgttgatgatagaCCCTATGGGAAGGTTGAGAAGGATGTGTCATGGAACTAGTACCATTGAAGAATACTAGAATACAAGTTTAAATTACCCGGAAATGACCAATATCATTGAATTAGAGGCAGACAGCAGAGATTAAAAGATGATGCTAAAGGTCCAAGATGGTACTTTCAATCTTCTAGGCCACTGTTTAAAACTACAATGCGACTGTCTATACATTCCAATCCATAGGAGACATCTGTTTTCTACATTGGCTGTGGGTTGCTCTGAGTCCTAACCGATGTATATATCAAACTTCCCACGCATCTGATAAGATATGTAGTTAAGCTTAGTCTTCCCGTTGCATTCCTGTGATCCCAAGGTTATTCACAACTTCCCCCATCTTAAGACACATAGCTCTTTGGGCATTCCCCCCCTTCCAACCATACTGCTTACCTCTGCAGTTCATTTCCAGTCTTTCTAAAGATTTAAATTCTACCATGTGAAGATAGTAACTATCGAAAAATAACAGAAACAACCATAATAACCATTAGAGTAGTTGTTGTTAGCCTCTTACAATGGTGACCAGAAAATTAGCATTTTCCTCAATAGGGTTCACCGACAACAAATGGACAATACTACTACTTGAGGGGAAGCATCCTATCAATGCAAGAAACGCTACAAATTCTAAAGGGCACCAAGCCACTCAAAGATTGATTACTTTTAATCATCATAACTAAGCTAGGGCActcataattaaacaaaaattcaagCTTCAGTTGCACATATTCATCCTGTTTTTCTTGAGCATGGGAGGTTCATTGTTTTAAGCGATTCCTGAACTAAGAAAATACTACCTGCTCAAGCGTCCATCCTACAACAAACAGACATCATATATTGCCACAACTCAAACAACGGAAGCATCCTGTCAAACACATGAAATGCCACACATTTGAAAGGGCATCAAGCCCCTCAAAGAGGGATTACCTTCACCATTATAACAAAGCTAGAGTGGTCATAATTAGATAAATTCAAGCTCCGATGGATCATATTCGCAGTGTCTTTGTCTAGCAAAGGAGTTTCATAGTTTTAAGTGATACTACTTGCTTCAGAGCTACAAAATGGAGCATTATAAAGATTGGAAGAAGAATATCCACCAAAAGTTTctgatatattttcttattcatacTAGAAAACAGAACAATTATATGAAATTTCTCAGGAAGGATGTATTACCCTGTTGCTAATCAATTGAAATCAAAGCAGAGTCATCTCAACAGAACAGCATATAGTAATCCAACTGATAAACCAGCAACACACAAGATTGAAACCCCACGAACCCGAACAAAGAAAAGATTCACATTCTTTGCAATCTGAAGGGTCAGAGTCAAAATCTGCAACCTACCCAGATCCTCCATTTTCCTGAAGAAGTCCATCACCTTCAACGATCTCCGCAACATGAATGCCATCGAAAACGGGAACCCAAATGCAACTATGCTCTGGATTGTAACCTCTGGCATCGGCGAGGCCCGAGTAATGTATGAAATCCAAGCTCCCAAAGCGAGCTGAACCAGACCCAGAAGAGCAAGCGCAGTGCTCAGGCTATGGATGGTCTTCATTTGCAGTCCTAGAACTTCTCTGGTCTCATTGGCCAAAGCTGAGGTGTCACGTTCTACAGTTGGTCCTTCTATTTCTTGGTGCTTGAATTCACGGTTTTGGGGTTTATCAGAGTCAGGAGATGGATCAGATGTTGAGAAGTATTTGGGTTTTGCATCTGATGCCCAATTAGGGTAAGGGTTTCCAACTTTGGTACTGGAACTAGTGTATGATCTAGTGAAAAGAAGATCAAAATTTGAGGGTTTAGGGTTCTGTAAATCTTGAAACCCAGAAATGGATTTTGGGATTAAGGGGTTTTGATGGGAGAGCTGGGCGAAGGGACTAGGCTTTTTGAATTGGGTACTGAAAGTAGAGTAGAATTTGCTTGAATGAAGCTTGAAATTTGTCGGTTTAAGGTCTTGTGATGTTTGAAATCCACAAATGGGTTCTGGGTTCAATGGGTTTTGTTTTGAGAACTTGGAATTCAGATCTTGAGGGGACAAATCGAAAAAGGGGTTAGGATTAGGATTAGGGTTTTGGTAGATGAAGAAGGTGGAAGATGAGATAACTGAAGCAGAATGATAGGGTTTTAGAAGCCTAGAGGTGAGTCTCTTTGAGATTAAGCCAGCCATGTTGGTCAGAAATGTTGTCCCTTGGTGCAGAAAGATACAGAGAATTCTGATTTGGTCTTTATTTACAGCATGGCTGGGCGTCAATGGCAGTGAAGGTCCTGTTCAAAAGGAGTCAAAGCTTTGCCTTCCATTGGTGTTTAGAAACAGGTTCAATTCCATGTATAAAAGGCTGCTCATATATACCGAAAATCAATCCAACGGTGACCCCAATATACTTAGGGTCTATAGCTTGGAAGGGTACTTTTAGGGTACCTACCACAAATAAGGTATCACAAATTGTGTTTGACTTTATTTGATGGTAATTTTATGCcttaatatcatttatttgtatttttatttaatcacctagatttcaatttcatttatttatatgtgaTCATGTTTCTTGTATGTTTTCAATAGTTTGGACTGTATCTTGGAAtactctaaaaaaatttatgaaaaaaaataattaggagtTTAAAAAgacattatatttgattttttttaataagaataacaataaaagaaagttttttcttaccataaaatttcatatttaatataattttaactttttctttacatgaaattatgattttcgtcttattttctatttctatgcATCTCGATACCTAAGAAATTCTTTTGCTAGAAGTTAATGGTTGAACAAAGAAGTGGAATTTTGGATGATTAATTTGTTGCTCATGTGACAAATTGATGCTTTGCTCCTTTTAAATCAGCAGGAATATTTCATACCATTCAAAACTAAATTGAATGTGTAGATTTttctacttatttttcttaagagggAATGAccatttatttggaaaaggaaaaaaagaaaaaagaaaaagaaaaaaaacccacaaaacatatcattttatttatgtaaGAAAGCATAACTGCTCATACACAAAGTGTTAAGCTAACCTAACCAACACAAACTCGATACTCCTAGAAAAGACCCATTACATAACACAGCAGATAGAACCCCACAACAGCAACAGAAGCATTAGAAGCAAATGCAGATCCGGTGTGCTTGGCTGGCTCCGGCACCGGCGCCTCCTCCAAAGTATAGACTGTGAGAATGGCCAAGAAGACAATAGCTGCAACCAGAGGAACCTCCAAAGATGACATGGCTGGGACTTGATTCATACCACTACCATTCATATGGGTTTGGTTTCTCTTTTTATGCAGAGAGGTCGAGTGTCTCTTTGCATAAAGCTTTTCTTGCATGAATTACATGTGTCGCAGATAGTATTACATTGGTCACTACCCTGTTCTTCATGGGTGGGAGGTTGCTGCCACATCTCAAAATCTGTGGTGGGGCTGCAGTCTTGAGCCCAAGGTAAATCGATGACAAAAAGACTGGATCTGAGATGGGTCACCTCCGCCTCAATCCCAAtcatttctatttatttctATACTCGTCTCCAAAAGGAAATTTAAATGGGATGGAATGGTTATAAGAAcagttatataaatttaaattggaTTGGGTTTTTGGCTATATATAAAGCTTATTCTTATCATTGACTTGAAAGTAACGTTGTTACAGTCCCAATTGTTCggatttaagaaatttttatacTTAGCCCCGCCCAAAATCAATTTAGCATATTTTCGCCATGGTTTGTTAAAAGATGATATTTGGGAAAAATTAATACTTATTTTAGAaggtgtttttattttaaaaagtattttttttaaaaaaaaatatttagagtgtatttgatggtaattttagaaagtgtgtttaatctttttaacattttaaagataataatttttaagtgttaaaaatattataaacgcTTTATTGAATCACTATTAAATACACTCttaatgtttgataaaatttaaaaaatatttttaaaaatcatgtttAGTAAAAGTgtgtttaaaaatgattttataaaacgtttctaacatttctaatacttaaataataaaaaaatttaagcattaaaaatattaaaagtgtttcctaaaataaCGAttcttttatatagaataacAAGCATCACATAAATTTCATCGTAATTATGAAAtacttattaaataaaaatgcgAGAGATTAAAAAGATGCAGTCATTTATTTGCTTGGCTAGTCAAGCATGGACTAGTTCATAGATCTTTTTGGGCTGAATAGAGTACTTTACAAATAAAGCCCAAGATCGGCATTCCATtgcaaaacactttcaaaaaacagcaaaatatacttttaaatttaaatgatttttcatttgtAAAACTTAATACATCATAAgttaaagtaaattaaattatatttaatttattaacttaataaattgatcaccaagtttatttttaaattataagattaagttgatttattaaacatattaaaaacttaaattaggTCATTAAATATTGAACTTCGCTTGTCTCTTActcaattaaactaaattaactTACCTACTCAATACGAAAAGTTTCAGAAAGACTTTGAACTGAGCATTGTAGGGGTCGCGCGCACGCGAACCCCCTCTACCACAAATTATGACGTAGACTCCGCCACTTGG
This DNA window, taken from Vitis riparia cultivar Riparia Gloire de Montpellier isolate 1030 chromosome 13, EGFV_Vit.rip_1.0, whole genome shotgun sequence, encodes the following:
- the LOC117927487 gene encoding uncharacterized protein LOC117927487, with the translated sequence MAGLISKRLTSRLLKPYHSASVISSSTFFIYQNPNPNPNPFFDLSPQDLNSKFSKQNPLNPEPICGFQTSQDLKPTNFKLHSSKFYSTFSTQFKKPSPFAQLSHQNPLIPKSISGFQDLQNPKPSNFDLLFTRSYTSSSTKVGNPYPNWASDAKPKYFSTSDPSPDSDKPQNREFKHQEIEGPTVERDTSALANETREVLGLQMKTIHSLSTALALLGLVQLALGAWISYITRASPMPEVTIQSIVAFGFPFSMAFMLRRSLKVMDFFRKMEDLGRLQILTLTLQIAKNVNLFFVRVRGVSILCVAGLSVGLLYAVLLR